AGACCTTTATTAACGACGATGATCGCAGGATTTTTCAGGAACTGGTGGACAAGCGGGCGGTCTATGTGCCGATCAGGGATAAAGTGATCGAGATGATCCTGGCCGGGAATAAGGATGGCGCCCAAGCTCTGATGGCAGGGGATGCGATGAAGGCGTCTAATGCCGTGCAGGAACTCATTGACAAGATTACCGACCTAAATATTCAAGCCGCCAAGGATACCGCAGCCAATAATACAGTTGTAGCCAACAAGGCGGTGACGCTGATGCTCTCCCTGGCAGTTGCCGGTGCACTTGTCGCGATTTTTCTTGGATTTTTCATTTCCCGTTCCATTGCCATTCCTTTGCGTAAGGGGGTTGATTTTACCACCAGTGTGGCGAACGGTGACCTCTCACAGACTTTGGCCCTGAACCGGCAAGACGAAGTCGGCGAACTGGCCGCTGCCATGAATGCTATGGTAGGGAAACTTAAAGGTCTTATTGGTAATATCGGCGATGGAGTAAAGACCCTCTCTTCTTCTGCCACCGAGATGGCAGCCATCTCCACCCAGATGACCAACGGTTCCAACACCACGGTGGCTAAGTCCAACGCCGTGGCAGCGGCAGCTGAAGAGATGACCTCCAATATGCACTCGGTGGCAGCCTCCATGGAGCAGGCCTCGACTAACGTCAACACCGTGGCCTCGGCAGCCGAAGAGATGAGCGCCAACATCAACAATGTCTCTAACAATGTCACTGAGGCCAAGAGTTCGGCCAACAGCGCCGTCACCTTGACTAAACGGGCGGCGGATCAGATCAACAACTTAGGCCAGGCAGCAGAGGCCATTGGCTTGGTCACTGAGACCATCAAGGCCATCTCCGACAAGACTAATCTCCTGGCCTTGAACGCCACCATCGAAGCAGCCCGGGCCGGCGAGGCAGGCAAAGGATTTGCGGTCGTGGCCAATGAGATCAAAGAGCTGGCTCAGCAGACAGCTGACGCCACCGGCGATATCAGCCAGAAGTTGAACGGTATCCAGAAAGCCACCGGCACCACGGTGACCGAGATCAACGAGGTGGTGAATGCCATCAATCAAGTTGACAGTCTGATTAACTCCATTACCGCTGCTATCAGTCAGCAGAATGTCGCTACCCGCGATATTTCTGAAAACATCAACCAGACGGCGCAGGGTTTGAGTGAGATTAACACCAATGTCACCCAGACCAGCCAAGCGGCTGGCCAGGTATCAAAAGAGATTGCCGATGTCAATGAATCGGCCAATGAGATCAGCAACTCCAGCTCTCAGGTCCAGCAGAGCGCGAGCGAGTTGAGCAAGCTCTCCGAGCAACTGCAGGGCATGGTTAATCAGTTTAAAGTGTAAGGTGGGTGTTCTGGTAACTCTCAGCTTACACTTTTAAAGGGACGCCCTCCCTGGTTCCTTTGGGCTCTGCTTGGAGAACGAGAGCGGTGCTTGTGCATTGCTCCCTGAACAGAGTCGATTAATATAAGGGCGGTCCTTGAGTGGAACCTGATTTGCAAAGGCGGTGCTGAGCGGAGCCGATTTGTAAGGGTGGTCCCTGAGCGGAGCCGAAGGGCGGCAATCAACACATGGGAGAAGGGTATGCTTGAACAAGAGGCTTCTTCAATAAGCCAAGATGAAAACGTTCAGATTTCAACATTTTATTTAAATGATACCCTCTGTGGTATCGACATTGATCTGGTCCAGGAAATTAATGGTGATCTTGCCTTTACTCCGGTGCCGCTCGCCGATGACTTTGTGCTGGGGATTATGAATTTGCGAGGACAGATTGTTACCGTGATCGATCAAGGCATGAAGATCGGTTTTCCTCCATTTAAGAAAACCGGTGAGAGCCGGGTCATTATTGTGCGTTCTGGCAACGAGCATATTGGGGTCGTAGTCGACAAGGTGAAAGAGGTCGTCACTGTCTCCAGAAAGACCATCTCCAAACCGCCGTCCAATATCAAAGGCTCTCAGGGGAAGTTTTTCAAAGGGGTGATCCAGACTGAAAAGCATGAACTCCTGGCTTTGCTTGATATCGACGAAATCTTGTGAGGTTTAAGTTGTCGTGTTTTGGTCTGTTAGGAACATGAGGACAGAGAAGGCAAGGGATCTCCATTTCGTAATCACTGCTAGTTTTGTTAGTTAACTAGCTATAATCTAAAGACCAAAATATCCTACTTAAGGAACAACTACGTGAAAATTTTTGTTAAACTGACCGGATCATTTATTATTGTTGCTCTTATTACAGCTCTTGTCGGCATTATTGGCTGGATAGGAATCAACTCCACCCAGAAGAACCTTATTGAGGTGGCCGAGGTCCGAATGCCTGCCATTCAAGGCCTTGGCTGGATGATGGAGGCCATGAATGCCATTAAGTCGGCGGAAAGGACTATGCTCATGTCTTCAATTACCAACAAGGACCGGCAGCATGAAGTCAATAATCTCGTCAAGCGCTGGCAGTTGTTTAACGATGGACGCGACCTTTACGAGCCACTACCCAAAAGCAAGGAAGAAGCCGAATTATGGGCAAAGGTGTCTGACCTGACCCGCCAATGGCACACGGAACACGCCAAGCTAGTGGTCAAGGTAAAGACTGTACGCCTTGATGATATTGAAACCATGGAAGCAATATTGGTACAACGCCTGCTGGACCATATTCTTTGGGTTAACGCTCTAGAAGTTGCAATCGCCAGCGGCATACCGTTTACCGGCCAGCTTGATCCCACCAAATGCGGCTTTGGCAAATGGCAATTCGCCTTCACTTCCGATAGCCCTGAGTTCAATGCTATTATTTCCGAGATGACCCCCGATCACCAGAAGCTGCACGGCCATGGCCACACGATCAATGACTTGTTGTCCCAAGGCAAAACTGATCAAGCCCACGTCATCTTCAGTCAGGAGGTAAAACCGACTCTCGCTGCCATCCGCGCACATTTTGATACCGCATTAAAACATGTCCGGGGTGAAATCATCTTACTTGATGAGGCAAGAGAAATAGGGTTCGGCAGTGAGCGATTGGTATTCAGCCAATTAGACAAAGCTTTAGATGATGTTGTTGAGCACAACACCAAAGTTGCCGCTAAGAGTAAGACTATGGCGATTACAACTTCCGCCCGCAGTAAGTTTACCTCCCTTTGTGCCATAGGACTGGGAACACTTATCGCTATCGTCTTCGGGGTCTTGCTGTCGCGCAGCATCTCGGTACCCTTGGCCAAGGGGGTTGCCATGCTAGAGGATATTGGACAAGGAATTTTGACCGGCAGGTTGAGGATGAATCGTGCTGACGAAATCGGTCAGATGGCCAATGCCATTGACCAGGTGGCAGACAAGCTCAGCGCCATGATTAAGGGTATCAGCGACGGCGTCAGGACCTTAACCTCATCGTCGACGGAGATGGCCGCCATCGCGAGTCAAATGACTTCTGGCGCTTCGATCACGGTGGCCAAGGCCAATTCAGTGGCAGCGGCAGCCGAAGAGATGACTTCCAACATGCATTCGGTGGCTGCCTCTATGGAGCAGGCTTCGACCAATGTCAGTACGGTGGCGGCTGCGGCTGAAGAGATGAGCGTCAACATCAACAATGTTGTAAATAATGCCAACGAGGCCAAAAACTCAGCCAGCGCCGCAGTTGATCTGACTCAGAGAGCGGCGAATCAGATTAATGATTTAGGTCAGGCGGCTGAGGCCATTGGCCTGGTGACCGAGACCATCAAGGCTATATCTGATAAGACTAACCTCTTGGCCTTAAACGCCACCATTGAAGCGGCCCGGGCCGGGGCAGCAGGTAAGGGGTTTGCGGTAGTTGCCAACGAGATCAAAGAATTGGCTCAGCAGACCGCAGATGCCACCGGCGACATCAGCCAGAAGCTGAATGGTATCCAGAAGGCAACCGGCGTCACTGTTGCCGATATTAACCAGGTGGTGGCTTCAATCAACCTCGTTGACGGCCTGATCAACTCAATTTCTACAGCTATCAGCCAGCAGAATATCGCTACCGGTGATATTTCCGAAAATATCAACCAAACTGCACAAGGCATAAGCGAAATTAACATCAATGTCACCCAGACCAGTCAGGCAGCGGGCCAGGTGGCCCAAGAGATTGCCGATGTCAATGAGTCTGCCAATGAGATCAGTAACTCCAGTTCGCAGGTCCAGCAAAACGCCAACGAGTTGAGTAAACTCTCTGAGCAGTTGCAGGGCATGGTTAACCAATTTACAGTATGAGGAGGCTGTTAATAATTCTCAGGTGACGTTTGAATCTGGGTCGAAGTGTTTGCCGTTCGAGGTGAGACGATGAGGTGAGAATAGTTGGATCCAGGAAAGAAGATGAGTTTCTTATTATAAGAGCCTGGCAGAGGTGGTGTGTAAGCAATGCCGGGTACGACAATCGCTGAGCATCAGCAAAATAAGGATTTTTAAATGCCCATTAAAGTGTTGGTCGTGGATGATACGATTTTTTATCGAACAGTTGTTTGCGATATCTTAAAGACCTTCCCCAATGTCGAGGTCGTAGGGTCGGCCAATAACGGGGCCATTGCCCTGTCCCGCATTAAAACTTTAAAGCCTGACCTGATCACCTTAGATGTTGAGATGCCGGTGATGAACGGATTGCAACTGATGGTCGCCATTAACGAGCAGGGGTTGGATGTGGATTGCTTGATGTTAAGTTCAAAGACGGAAAAAGGCAGCGCCATTACCATGCAGGCTCTGACCCTGGGGGCCTTTGATTTTATTACCAAGCCTGATGCATCTACTCCAGCAGATAATATCAGGGAACTTACTACGCATCTGCGGAAATTTATCTCTATCTTTGAGCAGCGCCTTATCTTGAAAAGGAAGATGGGGACTAAGGGCATGGTCAAGAAGTCTGGCGCTGCGCTTGCGGCCTTGCAGACTAAGGAGATATTAGCCGTTTCGACGCGAGCGGCCAATCGGACAGAAAAATCACAGGCCGTGGCCATCGGTATTTCAACCGGGGGGCCAAATGCCTTGAATATCCTGCTGCCCAAGCTACCAGCACATATTGGTGTTCCAATTTTTCTGGTTCAACACATGCCGCCGATGTTTACCGCGTCCCTGGCAAAATGTCTTGATGATAAGTGTCAACTCAAGGTCAAAGAGGCGGAAAATGGTGAAACGGTTGTGGCTAATACGGTCTATATCGCCCCAGGCGGGAAACAGATGAAAGTGGCCAGCAGCGTGGGCTTGGACAAAATTATCCGCATCACCGATGATCCTCCTGAGAACAATTGCAAACCTGCGGTTGATTACCTTTTTCGCTCAGCAGCGCGGGAATACGGGTCAAAATTGACCTGCGTGGTTATGACCGGGATGGGTTCAGACGGCCAGATCGGCATGACGGTGGCCAAGGCCTCCGGGGCGCTGACCATTGCCCAGGACGAGGCCTCGTGTGTGGTCTATGGCATGCCGAAGGCAGTTATTGATGCCGGAGTGGCAGATGTCGTCGCCCCGCTTGATTCCATTGATCGAGCTATCATCAGAACCTTATAAAGGTGGCGTTCACAGGGGCATTGTAGTCGTTCACCAGGGGCACCGAAACTACAGAGGTAACCCCGGAACTGTAAACGTTCACAGTGCTGCTGAATGTTTACGGGGCCTTGAGCAATGAGTAGAGCAGGCGTTTGAACAACATATAATTTATGGGATTGAGATGAAATCAATCAGTGCCGAAGAAACACAGTTCATCTCTAAACTGGTCTTTGATGTCTCAGGCCTGCATTTAGACAAGGATAAGGGCTATCTCTTGGAAACCAGGCTTAGCCCGTTACTAAGTTTGCATGGCTATCCTTCCTTTATGCAATTATACGCTCAAGCTAAGGCAGACAAATCCGGCAAGTTAGTGCATGAGATTGTCGAGGCGATGACCACCAATGAGACTTTTTTCTTCCGGGATACTACCCCTTTTGACCTGATGCGCAACAAGATCATCCCTGATCTTATTGATCGGCGAAAGAAAGTGTTCCAGTCCGGCAAGATACCTATCAGGGTCTGGAGTGCGGCCTGTTCTACTGGCCAGGAAGTCTACAGCATTGCCATGACCTTGATTGAAATGTTTGGCGATCTGTCCAGGTACGACATCTATATCCTGGGCACTGATATCGCTAACAAGGTTATTGCCCAGGCAAGTTACGGGAAGTACAATCAGTTTGAGATGGATCGGGGGCTGCCTCTGCATTATCGGAAAAGATTTTTTTCGCAAGTTGGCACGGATTGGCGAATCAGAGATGAGGTGAGGAGTCTAGCCCAGTTTAAGTTAATGAATTTAATGAAACCATTTGCCGATTTGGGTGGAAAATTCGATCTGATATTTTGCCGCAACGTGGCAATTTATTTCAACCAGTCAGATAAGGTCAGGCTTTTTCAAAAAATCGCCCGGGTCTTGCAGCCGGATGGTGCTCTGGTCATCGGTGGCTCGGAAACCTTGACTGGGATTGCCCCGGATTTTGAGTCCCGCAGTTACCTGAAGGGGATTTTTCATCAATTACGCGGTCAGACAGCAGCAACACCCCTTCATGTCATGCCTTCGTTGCCAACGCGGCCCACTGCCCCACCAGTCAAAGTCAACCCCGCAAAGCCTCATGTCCCTGCCTCATATCCTGTCAGTCCCAAGGCGCCAGAATCAAGGCCTGTTGGCCTCTCAGAGCCTAGGGACTATGCCCCCCTTGCCAAAACTGAGACCACAATAACGAGCCATTCTGCTGGCGCTGAACTGGAGCCAGCGGCGCGTAAAGAGACAACACCGCCTATTCCTCACCCGGCGCAACTAGTTCCATCCAAAACAAAAACCTCACTGCTTGCGGCCCTCTCCTCGGCAGGTAAGAGACCTTCCTCCTCTCTTAGGCCTGTGAGCCAGGGTTCGACAAAAACCTCTTTGCTCGAACAACTAAAAAGGAAGAATAAGAAAAGCAATGAGTGAGATGTTATGGGATCGATTTAAGCGCAGTTATTCGGCCTACTCCTATTGGCTGTTGGTAATTTACAGTTTAGGCATCATCTTGTCTTTGGGCCTGGCTTTTCGCCTGGAGCAGACGGTGGTGGGTCGGAATTTGTTACTTGCTGCCAAGCTTGAACGGATAGGTGGAGAAATCTTGAGCGTTCAGCTGAGGTTTGATGAGTTCTTGGACGGTGATCACGGGGATATGCAACCGGACGTGCATCAATCGATGTGGCAGCATCTTGACCGTGCCCAGAAAGATATCCTTATCATGTCGGGTGGTTTCGGTAAAACAGGGACACAAAATACTTCTGATGCTGGCGCTACAGGTTGGCAACAACTGTTCGTTGAGTTGCAGACAAGGATGACGGCTTGGCGTCAGGTTATAACCCAACTGACCAAAATTGTTCATGGTAGTGATGTCGACCATCAGCTTCACGCACAGATTCACAAACTGTCTTGGGGGGTTAATGAGCAGCTTTCCGAGCTAAAGAGCTACCAGCAAACCTTAGCCGCTGCTCAAATATGGCAGCTGCGTATAGTTCAGAACGTTCTGCTTGCTATTAGTCTGGGGCTTATTGTTTTTGTGGTGGTGAGTTACCGGCGATTGATCGGTGCTCAACTTATTGAGACGCAGACCTCACAAGCGCAGCTCCAGCGGCGTATGGCCGAGATGGTCACCTTGAATGCCCTTGGCCGGCTGTCTAATCTTAAAACGAGTCCTCAACTTTTTGCCACTAACGCCTTACACGAAATTACCACCCTAGTTTCTTCTGATGTCGCAGCTATATATTTGCGGTACGACGAGGCGCTCTCTCTTCTTGCCATGCACCATTTTCATATCATTGAGCAGGAAGTAATGATGCCCGAGTATAAAGCCGTTGGTCAGTGTCTCTGTGGTCTCGCAGCAGAAGGCCAATTGGTCTATTCTGACGATATTCATGCTGATGCCCGGTGTACTTTGTCGGAATGTAAGGATGCCGGCCTGCACTCCTTTGCTGCCTTACCCTTGGTTTCAGGGGATAGAGTCATTGGCGTTCTTGGGCTGGGCTTTAAGGAAAAACAAGATCTTGCCTCCCAGCTGGTGCTGCTCAAGTCCGTCGCCGACCAGCTTGCCTCCGGGCTGCAGAGTCGTATATTAGATGATTTAAGCCAGCGGCAATCAAAAAAAATGGAGGAGCAGATCAAACTGCTCTCCCTGGGGGCTGAAGTTAATGCCGCTTTGACTCGGAATGTGGCTTTCAGAGAGATGCTTGATGCCTGCTGTTCCTTGCTGGTCGCTCATTTGGGTGCGGCGTTTGCCCGAATTTGGGTCATGCGGGCCGATGAGGGTATGCTGGAGTTGCAGGCCAGCGCCGGAATGTATACCAGAATTGATGGGGCTTCCCGATTCAAGCCGGTTGATTCCAAAAATAAGATAGGTGCAATAGCTTGTGCCAAACAACCCTATTTCTCGAATCAACTGATCGGTGATCCGCAAATTGTTGATCAGGACTGGGTCAAACGGGAAAAGATGGTGGCCTTTGCCGGCCATCCTTTGATGCTAGCAGGCAAGGTGATCGGCGTGATGGCCCTTTTCTCTCAGCACCCTCTCTCCTCAATGATTCTCAGAACACTGGGGTCGATTGCAGATTCAATCTCCTTGGCCATTGACAATAAACAGGCTGTGTGTCGTTTGGAAAGCAGCCATGAGCAGTATCGGGATCTGATCGAAAATATCAGCGATTGGATTTGGATTGTGGATGACAAGGGGACGTTGATATTTTCCAGCCCCCAAGTCGGTCAATTGTTGGGTTATGAAGCCGATGAAATTATTGGCAGGACCTTGTTTTCTTTGTTGGATGAGTCAGAGGTGGAGAAGGTCCGCGAAATTTTTGACGATATTATTGCCAGCAAGCAACCGTTTCTTGGTCTTGAATGTGTTGTTCGGCATCATGAGGGCCACGGAATTATCGTGGAAACCAGTGGTTCTCCCATATTTGACGAGCACGGGGATTTAACAGGGTACCGGGGAATTAATCGCGATATCACCGTCAAAAAAGCAATCGAGAATGAGATGCTGGAGCAGAAGAGAGTGCTTGAGGCGATGTTTAATGCCGTGCCTGACGCGATGATTTATGCCAATTTTGAGCATCTTACCCAGATGACTAATGATGGCTTTTTAAAACTTTTTGGTTATACCAATAAAGAGATGCAGGGCCGGGATATCAGTCTGATCTATGATCATGTTGATGAATTAAGCCAGCAAGGCATCATCCCCTTTGTCCCTCCTGGTCAGCAGCCCTCGTCTCCTGCAGAAATTAATTTCAAAAGAAAGGACGGTGTGGTCTTTCCCGGCGAGGTGGTAAGCGCCACCATCAGAAATATCGACGGTGAAGCTGCTGGATTTCTCTATCTTGTTCGGGATATCACTCAGAGAAAACAGGCTGAAGAGCACCAGCATCATATTCAAAAGATGGAAGCATTAGGCACATTGTCCGGTGGCATTGCTCACGATTTTAACAACCTGTTAAATGTCATTCATGGTTATACCTCCCTCACCCTCGGTGATCTTGACCAAGAGGGCCTGTTGGCACAGAACCTTCAAGAAGTGCTTAAAGCCTCCGAGCGGGCAGCAGCCTTGGTCCGGCAGATTCTGGCCTTTAGCAAGGGGGTAGAGGAAGGAATGAAACCGCTGTTTTTACATCATATCACTAAAGAGGTAGTTAAGCTTTTAGCTGGTACTTTTCCTGTCACCATAGAAATTAAGCAGAGTATTGACACTAAGTGCCGACCGGTTATGGCCGATGCCAGCCAGATCCATCAGGTGCTTATGAATCTTTGCACTAATTCTTACCATGCCATGCGTGATACGGGTGGTGTCTTGGAGGTCAGGCTCAGTGAAGAAGAGATTGGTCAGGATACGATTCCAGAGGTCCCTGCTGGTGTCTATGCAACACTCGTGGTGGCTGATACTGGTCATGGAATTGAGCAAGAAGTGATGAGTCGAATTTTTGAGCCCTATTTTACTACCAAAAAAATGGGGGAAGGGACGGGCCTTGGGCTTGCCACGGTACATGGCATTGTCAAAAGTCATGGCGGTTACATTGCCGTTGACAGTGAGATTGGAACGGGCAGTACTTTTACAATCTATTTACCTATTAGTAATCAAGTGGTAGCGGCAGGCTCTCGAGGAGAGGTTAAACCAATGAAGATTACCGAGCCAATTAAGGCCAATATTTTGTTTGTTGATGATATTGATCTTAATATTAAACTGGGGGTGCGACTTCTTTCTAAAATTGGATGCCAGGTCACTGGAGAGATAGATAGCGAGAGTGCCCTGGCTCTTTTTGCTGCCGATCCAATGCGATTTGATCTGGTGGTTACTGATCAGACTATGCCAAAATTGTCCGGAATTGAGTTGGCTGAAAAAATGATAGCGATTCGTCCGGATATTCCAGTAATTATGTTGACTGGACATAGCGATAGTGTTGATGAGGAGAAGGCAAAGGCGGTCGGGATTCGTGAGTTTATACATAAACCGCTGGTGAACGATAATTTTTTATTGATTGTCAGTAGAATGCTGCGGAAAACCGATCAGGAATTGCCCTCAGTTGCACCGCCAACAGTTGAGCAGTTTAATAGGCGCAGTACGGATATGGCACGGGCGCCGGCAAGTCTTGGTTTCATCACGGCGCATCTGGTTTCCACGTATGGGGTGAGCGCTGAGCAACTCGACCCTATGGTGAGCGGTCTGCAAGAGACATTACGAACACAAGTCGATCAAATGAAAATTGCTGCGAGGAGTAGTGATTTGAAGACGTTAGCCCTGGTTGCCCACGGCATCAAAGGAGTCCTTTTGAATGTCGGTCTGACCGCATGGGCCGAACTGGCTAGATCCATTGAAACCGATGCCAAGAGCGATGAACAGAAACAGTATGATGGCATTGTTGACCAATTAATCATGGGTCTTTCTCCGATACTTAATTGATCAGCTCGTCCTTGGTCTCTCCTTAGAGTGGCCGTTGATTCATCCTCTGATAAATATCTTGACAGGTTGGTCAACCGTTTTTTATAGTCTTTTTCCTATAGGTGAGAGTCACGATCGACCACCTGTTAGGCCTCGACCCCAGCTCCTCATGCCGGTTGAGAGCCTTGGGCCAGGGGCGAGAAATTTGCGCTTAAGACCTTTATCCAGGCTACTATGCCGGGGGGTAAAGGTTTTTTTTTGTCTTTGGCCAAGGCTGCCTTTGCAGATAATTGGAGGCAGTCGCTTTCGGCATGAGAAGATAGTTTTCACTAACTGTAGTGAACCAAAAGGAGAGAACAGCATGGATTGGTTGACTGACCCGCAGGTCTGGATGGCTTTGGTGACCCTGACCGCCCTGGAGATCGTCCTCGGCATTGATAATATCATTTTTATCTCAATTCAGGCGGGCAAACTGCCCGCTGAAGAGCAAGAGAAGGCCAGGTTGATTGGTCTCGGGTTGGCGATGTTTGTCCGGGTGGCCCTGCTGTTCTCACTCTCCTGGCTGATGGGGCTTACCAAGCCGTTGTTTACTCTGCTCGCTAATGAGATCTCCGGGCGTGACCTGATCCTGCTTTCAGGGGGGATGTTTCTGCTGTGGAAGAGTACCATGGAAATCCATGAGAAGCTTGAGGGGGAAAATGGTCAGGTGTCGTTTGGTAAAGTAGGAGTGACTTTTTCTTCGGTTATCGTTCAGATCCTCCTGTTGGATATCGTCTTTTCTCTTGATTCCATCATTACGGCCTTGGGGATGGCCAACCAGCTCAGTGTCATGGTTGCCGCAGTCGTTATCGCTGTTTTTTTCATGATGCTCTTTGCGGGGAAAATCAGCGTCTTTGTCGAAAAACATCCGACCATCAAGATGCTGGCGTTGAGCTTTTTACTGTTAATTGGTGTGGCGCTGATTGGAGATGGACTCGATATGCATATCCCCAAGGGGTACATCTATTTCGCCATGGCCTTCTCGGTGATGGTTGAGATGCTTAATCTGCGCATGCGTGGCGGCACACCGGTCAAACTC
This genomic stretch from Desulfobulbaceae bacterium harbors:
- a CDS encoding TerC family protein, encoding MDWLTDPQVWMALVTLTALEIVLGIDNIIFISIQAGKLPAEEQEKARLIGLGLAMFVRVALLFSLSWLMGLTKPLFTLLANEISGRDLILLSGGMFLLWKSTMEIHEKLEGENGQVSFGKVGVTFSSVIVQILLLDIVFSLDSIITALGMANQLSVMVAAVVIAVFFMMLFAGKISVFVEKHPTIKMLALSFLLLIGVALIGDGLDMHIPKGYIYFAMAFSVMVEMLNLRMRGGTPVKLHQPYLENSSTEAHSGGER